In Natranaerovirga hydrolytica, a single window of DNA contains:
- a CDS encoding NifB/NifX family molybdenum-iron cluster-binding protein, translating into MNVKVAVASSDGKVINSHFGRATQFLIFQLKDKEYNFIEIRKNKPSCSNLDNPKGNVEDTIALIFDCDYVLCSQIGEGMLNRLSQTGIRAIAIRDWIDNGLKKISL; encoded by the coding sequence ATGAATGTAAAAGTTGCAGTAGCAAGTTCTGACGGCAAAGTCATTAACAGTCACTTTGGAAGAGCCACTCAATTTTTGATCTTTCAACTTAAGGATAAAGAATACAACTTTATAGAAATTAGAAAAAACAAGCCAAGCTGTAGTAATTTAGACAACCCCAAAGGCAATGTAGAAGATACCATTGCCCTAATATTCGATTGTGATTATGTTTTATGTAGTCAGATTGGAGAAGGAATGTTAAATAGGTTGTCACAAACAGGAATAAGAGCAATAGCTATTCGAGATTGGATAGATAATGGGCTCAAAAAAATAAGTTTATAA
- a CDS encoding rhamnogalacturonan acetylesterase yields the protein MPKTKIFLAGDSTIAFNDITSYPQTGWGQVINLYLKDYVCVKNYAKNGRSSKSFINEGLLDEIDAHITENDILLIQFGHNDQKEDDTKRTEPFTSYQYYLSQYIEVAKKHNAYPVLITPLYRRYFNEDGSIMDNVHFDFPTAMIELAHRLDVPYIDLCHKSKQLYEKLGDRHSKALFMHLPKNKYKNYPDGIIDDTHLNYEGAVTIAGLVSEGLKELGHLYNEIVK from the coding sequence ATGCCTAAGACTAAAATTTTTTTAGCAGGTGATTCAACAATTGCGTTTAATGACATAACCTCTTATCCTCAAACTGGATGGGGACAAGTCATCAATTTATATTTAAAAGATTATGTATGCGTTAAAAACTATGCCAAAAATGGTCGTAGCAGTAAAAGTTTTATAAATGAGGGATTATTAGATGAAATAGATGCCCATATTACTGAAAATGATATATTATTAATCCAATTTGGTCATAATGATCAAAAGGAAGATGATACGAAGCGCACAGAACCCTTTACATCTTATCAGTATTATCTGTCTCAATATATAGAAGTGGCAAAAAAACACAATGCTTATCCCGTTTTAATTACGCCTTTATATAGACGTTACTTCAATGAAGATGGGTCTATAATGGATAACGTACATTTTGATTTTCCAACTGCTATGATCGAGTTAGCTCATCGCTTGGATGTACCTTATATTGATTTGTGTCATAAAAGCAAACAGCTTTATGAAAAATTAGGTGACCGTCACTCTAAAGCATTGTTTATGCACTTACCAAAAAACAAATACAAAAATTATCCTGATGGCATTATAGATGATACACACCTAAATTATGAAGGTGCTGTGACTATTGCTGGTTTGGTTTCTGAAGGCTTAAAAGAATTAGGACATTTATATAATGAAATTGTTAAATAA
- a CDS encoding DUF2325 domain-containing protein, producing the protein MSVIIVGGHDRMHKEYKNIGSKYGHKVKVYTQRPANFNKMIGHPDGIVLFTNAVSHNMVRIALKEAKKKNIPVMRCHNSSGVAMEEMLKELENVVVAH; encoded by the coding sequence ATGAGTGTAATAATAGTAGGCGGACATGATAGAATGCATAAAGAATACAAAAACATAGGTTCAAAATATGGTCATAAAGTAAAGGTATATACTCAAAGACCAGCGAATTTTAATAAAATGATAGGTCATCCTGATGGAATCGTATTATTTACCAATGCGGTATCCCATAATATGGTAAGAATTGCTTTAAAAGAAGCTAAGAAGAAGAATATACCTGTCATGAGGTGTCATAATAGTAGTGGGGTGGCAATGGAAGAGATGTTAAAAGAACTAGAGAATGTTGTAGTAGCACACTAG
- the arsA gene encoding arsenical pump-driving ATPase, producing the protein MENQFNSKGIHLTKYLFFTGKGGVGKTSTACATAVNLADEGKKIMLVSTDPASNLQDVFETELNNKGIPIKEVPNLVVANFNPEDAAKEYKESVIAPYRGKLPDSVLQNMEEQLSGSCTVEIAAFNEFSNFITDEKVQKEFDHIIFDTAPTGHTLRMLQLPSAWTNFISDSTHGASCLGQLAGLEDKKEIYKKAVETLADGEQTTLILVSRPENSPLKEAARASKELYEIGVKNQLLVINGVLKTHDDQLSENLYKKQQDAIKNKPNHLQQIKTYEIPLRPYNVTGLNNIRAFLTKDNIMYSDDILAVDEMKQLKDIVNDLYNNDKKVIFTMGKGGVGKTTIAAAIALGLAQKGKKVHLTTTDPAAHLEFVLEKSDDITLSRIDEKEELKKYSEEVLSKAKETMSKEDLEYIQEDLRSPCTQEIAVFRAFAEIVDKSKNEVVVIDTAPTGHTLLLLDSTQSYHKEIERSQGDTPEAIKKLLPTLRNEKDTEVIILTLAETTPIYEAKRLEEDLARAGIYSKWWVMNSSLYATNTTNPILKAKASNEVNWINKVNDLSKGNFAVLEWKPEEIKGEALLNLLS; encoded by the coding sequence TTGGAAAATCAATTTAATTCTAAAGGGATTCATTTAACAAAATACTTGTTTTTTACAGGTAAAGGTGGCGTAGGCAAAACATCAACAGCTTGTGCCACAGCAGTTAATTTAGCTGATGAAGGTAAAAAGATTATGTTAGTGAGTACAGATCCTGCATCTAATTTACAAGATGTGTTTGAGACTGAATTAAATAATAAAGGCATACCAATAAAAGAAGTACCAAACTTAGTCGTTGCTAATTTTAACCCTGAAGATGCGGCAAAAGAATATAAGGAAAGTGTCATTGCACCTTATAGGGGCAAATTACCAGATAGCGTGCTTCAAAATATGGAAGAACAACTATCAGGTTCTTGTACAGTAGAAATAGCGGCTTTTAATGAGTTTTCAAATTTTATTACAGATGAAAAAGTACAAAAAGAATTCGATCATATTATATTTGATACGGCACCAACAGGTCATACATTAAGAATGTTACAATTGCCTTCTGCTTGGACTAATTTTATTAGTGATAGTACACATGGTGCTTCTTGCTTAGGTCAATTAGCTGGTTTAGAAGATAAGAAAGAGATTTATAAAAAAGCAGTAGAAACATTGGCTGATGGAGAGCAAACCACATTAATTCTTGTTTCAAGACCAGAAAATTCTCCATTAAAAGAAGCGGCAAGAGCTTCAAAAGAACTTTATGAAATTGGTGTAAAAAACCAACTGTTGGTTATTAATGGTGTTTTAAAAACCCATGACGACCAGTTGTCTGAGAATCTTTATAAAAAACAACAAGATGCCATTAAAAATAAACCCAATCATCTACAACAAATAAAAACTTATGAAATACCATTGCGCCCCTATAATGTAACAGGGCTTAATAACATAAGAGCTTTTTTAACAAAAGATAATATTATGTATAGTGATGATATCCTAGCAGTTGATGAGATGAAACAGTTAAAAGATATAGTAAATGATTTATACAATAATGATAAAAAAGTTATTTTTACAATGGGTAAAGGTGGCGTTGGTAAAACAACAATAGCTGCAGCAATTGCTTTAGGATTAGCACAAAAAGGTAAAAAGGTTCACTTAACAACCACTGATCCAGCAGCCCATTTAGAATTTGTACTTGAAAAAAGTGATGATATTACATTAAGCCGTATTGATGAAAAAGAAGAATTAAAAAAATACAGCGAAGAAGTATTAAGTAAAGCTAAGGAAACAATGAGTAAAGAAGACTTAGAATATATCCAAGAAGATTTAAGATCACCTTGTACACAAGAGATAGCGGTGTTTAGAGCTTTTGCAGAAATCGTAGATAAGTCTAAAAATGAAGTTGTTGTCATCGATACAGCGCCAACAGGACATACGTTACTGCTTTTAGATTCCACACAAAGTTATCATAAAGAAATTGAACGCTCACAAGGCGATACACCAGAAGCAATCAAAAAACTATTACCAACTTTAAGAAATGAAAAAGATACAGAAGTCATTATATTAACCTTAGCAGAAACCACACCCATTTATGAAGCAAAACGATTAGAAGAAGATTTAGCAAGAGCTGGTATATACAGTAAATGGTGGGTGATGAATTCTAGCTTATATGCTACAAATACAACCAACCCTATTTTAAAAGCAAAAGCCAGTAACGAAGTTAATTGGATTAATAAAGTGAATGACCTATCAAAAGGAAACTTTGCAGTTTTAGAATGGAAGCCAGAAGAAATAAAAGGTGAAGCTTTGCTTAATCTATTATCATAG
- a CDS encoding metallophosphoesterase family protein, translating into MRFAVLGDIHSNIYALESVLEDIKTKNVDYIISTGDLVGYLAYPNEVIDTIRKNNIITIQGNHDEKIALGTKPLEDEINKMTEEAIQASASGVYTNLTITKENRDYLKRLPKKMVLVADTLKVMIVHGSPKSNKEYMYENAEVLEEIAKDSHADIIISGHTHLPYHKEVNYKHFINAGSVGKPKQGSPNGVYVIVEVEGNKVHCEMIEVPYDVEKMVQAIEKNPMISNQLIDMLQKGY; encoded by the coding sequence ATGAGATTTGCAGTTTTAGGAGATATACACAGTAACATTTATGCTTTAGAAAGTGTACTGGAAGATATAAAAACAAAAAATGTTGATTATATAATATCAACAGGTGATTTAGTTGGTTATTTAGCATACCCGAATGAAGTGATAGATACCATTAGAAAAAATAATATCATCACCATTCAAGGTAATCATGATGAAAAAATTGCCTTAGGTACTAAACCTTTAGAAGATGAAATAAATAAAATGACTGAAGAAGCAATACAAGCTAGCGCATCAGGTGTGTATACCAATTTAACCATTACTAAAGAAAATAGAGATTATCTAAAAAGATTGCCTAAGAAAATGGTTTTAGTAGCGGATACATTAAAAGTAATGATCGTTCATGGAAGTCCTAAAAGTAATAAAGAATATATGTATGAAAATGCTGAGGTCTTAGAAGAAATTGCAAAAGATAGCCATGCAGATATTATTATCAGTGGGCATACACATTTGCCCTACCATAAAGAAGTCAATTATAAGCATTTTATTAATGCTGGATCAGTAGGTAAACCGAAGCAAGGCAGTCCAAATGGTGTCTATGTCATTGTGGAAGTTGAGGGTAATAAAGTGCATTGTGAAATGATAGAAGTGCCTTATGATGTAGAAAAAATGGTGCAAGCTATAGAAAAGAATCCTATGATATCTAATCAGTTAATTGATATGCTGCAAAAAGGTTATTAA
- a CDS encoding L-lactate MFS transporter: MDYNQKGWVVTGAATGINLILGMLYIWSIINSELISNHNWSSTEASLPYSVCIAVFAFIMIFAGRFQDKKGPQISAVLGGLLLGSGLILSTFAINSPMLMVITYGVLGGAGIGVCYAATTPPAVKWFPFNKKGLVSGIVVGGVGFAAVYISPLTNWLLSLFNLSTTFLILGIGSLALILLFSLFLVNPPTDYNPNASLKIKKVYIDEKQIDWHEMLRTLDFYKYWFIYTFAASAGLMLIGHIAPIAAYQANWNKGFYLVVLLAIFNTAGRVFAGMISDRIGYTKTLRIVLVVQGVNMFLFGYYDNTYTLAIGTAIAGLGYGALFSIFPAIIADHYGTKNLGVNYGLLFTSFGVAGIIGPLLAASILDVTHSYHLSYTLSGILLIIATFLTFMHKKSIESD; the protein is encoded by the coding sequence ATGGACTATAATCAGAAAGGTTGGGTTGTGACTGGAGCTGCAACAGGAATCAATCTAATCTTAGGTATGCTCTACATTTGGAGCATTATCAACAGTGAATTGATTTCTAATCATAACTGGTCGAGTACAGAGGCTTCTTTGCCTTATTCTGTGTGCATTGCTGTTTTTGCTTTCATTATGATTTTTGCAGGTCGATTTCAAGATAAAAAAGGACCACAAATAAGTGCTGTTTTAGGTGGTTTGTTGCTAGGGAGCGGATTAATTCTATCCACGTTTGCTATTAACAGTCCTATGTTAATGGTCATTACATATGGTGTTCTTGGCGGAGCTGGGATCGGTGTTTGTTATGCTGCTACAACGCCACCTGCAGTTAAGTGGTTCCCCTTTAATAAAAAAGGCTTGGTTTCAGGGATTGTTGTAGGTGGTGTTGGCTTTGCCGCTGTCTATATTTCTCCTCTGACCAATTGGCTTTTAAGCTTGTTTAATTTATCCACTACTTTCTTAATCTTAGGAATAGGTTCCTTAGCATTGATACTATTATTTTCACTTTTTCTTGTTAATCCACCAACTGACTACAACCCCAATGCTTCTTTGAAAATCAAAAAAGTTTATATTGACGAAAAACAAATAGATTGGCACGAAATGTTACGCACTTTAGACTTTTATAAATACTGGTTTATCTATACTTTTGCTGCTTCAGCTGGTCTGATGCTTATAGGACATATTGCGCCTATTGCTGCTTATCAAGCCAATTGGAACAAAGGATTTTATTTAGTGGTTTTGTTAGCTATATTTAATACCGCTGGACGTGTTTTTGCTGGGATGATCTCTGATCGTATCGGTTATACAAAAACTTTACGAATTGTACTGGTTGTTCAAGGTGTTAATATGTTTTTATTTGGTTACTACGATAATACCTATACCCTTGCAATTGGTACCGCTATAGCTGGTCTTGGTTACGGTGCATTATTCTCAATATTCCCAGCCATTATAGCCGATCATTATGGTACAAAAAACTTAGGGGTGAATTATGGATTGTTATTTACTTCCTTTGGTGTGGCTGGTATTATTGGCCCTTTATTAGCCGCTTCTATCTTAGATGTGACACACTCGTATCATTTGTCTTACACCCTTTCTGGAATTCTTTTGATTATTGCAACGTTCCTTACTTTTATGCATAAGAAATCCATAGAAAGTGATTAA
- a CDS encoding YibE/F family protein, translating into MKKLIWILLVCIIMNHNVLASEHNDRSIFVNGKVIEVVEDYMDEEHYTREQILRVRLVETPYEGKEIVINHSINLTTLQQLIISENDNIIVWINTYDTHLENCRVYSFAREDYLLYLALIFIAMVLLLGGKKGISAIISLAITLGLVFFLFFPMVINGVDPIISALLICGISAIITLVIIGDFKEKTYAAIIGTIGGISFSIVLTYIFGYLTNIQGIGDEYAEMLLYVPNASNYNFRDLLYAGIIIGTLGAIMDICMSISSAMEEIEQANKRITNMQLFLSGIRIGKDVLGTMTNTLILAYVGSSINLILVFYMYGLTLKQFINRDEIASEIIRSLTGSIGLVLAIPITALAFLWFRKS; encoded by the coding sequence GTGAAAAAACTCATATGGATTTTATTGGTCTGTATCATTATGAATCATAACGTTCTTGCTTCTGAGCATAACGATAGAAGTATATTCGTAAATGGAAAAGTTATAGAAGTTGTAGAGGATTATATGGACGAAGAACATTATACGAGAGAACAAATATTACGAGTGAGATTAGTAGAGACACCTTATGAAGGAAAAGAAATCGTCATTAATCATTCCATAAACTTAACAACCCTTCAACAATTAATTATCAGTGAAAATGACAATATCATTGTTTGGATTAATACATATGATACACATTTAGAAAATTGTAGAGTGTATTCCTTTGCAAGAGAAGATTATTTGTTATACTTAGCGCTTATTTTTATTGCAATGGTATTGTTATTAGGAGGGAAAAAAGGGATATCTGCTATTATCTCACTTGCTATTACTCTTGGACTTGTGTTTTTTCTCTTTTTTCCAATGGTTATCAATGGCGTTGATCCAATTATTAGTGCGCTATTAATATGTGGTATTTCAGCCATCATTACGTTGGTCATCATAGGAGATTTTAAAGAAAAAACCTACGCAGCCATTATAGGCACTATAGGTGGCATTAGTTTTTCTATTGTACTAACGTATATTTTTGGTTATTTAACCAATATACAAGGTATTGGAGATGAATATGCAGAAATGCTTTTATATGTGCCAAATGCATCAAACTATAACTTTAGAGATTTATTATATGCTGGAATCATTATTGGTACCTTAGGAGCGATAATGGATATTTGTATGTCTATATCTTCTGCAATGGAGGAGATTGAACAAGCCAATAAAAGAATTACTAATATGCAATTGTTTTTATCGGGTATTAGAATTGGTAAAGATGTATTAGGTACAATGACCAATACACTGATACTTGCCTATGTAGGAAGTTCAATTAATCTTATTTTAGTTTTTTATATGTACGGATTAACGTTAAAGCAATTTATTAATAGAGATGAAATTGCTTCAGAAATTATTCGGTCTTTAACGGGAAGTATTGGCTTGGTACTTGCAATTCCTATAACAGCGTTGGCTTTTCTATGGTTTAGAAAAAGCTAA
- a CDS encoding polysaccharide deacetylase family protein encodes MNKQKFTNKMIICLVFILALQMIPLIKNNHQSIPVSNTGSSSWGLGYGTEGEQPTGHSDAEYLKKYNAYYVGDKEEKILYLTFDAGYENGYTEALLDALKKHNVPATFFLVSNYIKENPELVTRMVEEGHIIGNHTTTHPDMTQITDIESFRKELEGIEILYKELIGEEMPKYYRPPAGKYNENNLKMASSLGYHTFFWSLAYVDWENNNQPSKEHAFSKLLPRTHPGAVILLHSTSKTNSVILDELITQWQSEGYEFRSLDEFVENN; translated from the coding sequence ATGAATAAACAAAAATTTACCAATAAAATGATTATATGTTTAGTGTTTATATTGGCACTGCAAATGATACCATTAATAAAAAATAATCATCAAAGTATACCAGTGAGTAATACAGGGAGTAGTAGCTGGGGACTAGGTTATGGAACGGAAGGAGAACAGCCAACAGGTCATTCAGATGCTGAATATTTAAAAAAATATAATGCGTATTATGTAGGCGATAAAGAAGAAAAAATATTGTATCTTACTTTTGATGCAGGTTATGAGAATGGATATACAGAAGCTTTGCTAGATGCATTAAAAAAACATAATGTGCCGGCTACTTTCTTTTTAGTTAGCAATTATATAAAAGAAAACCCTGAATTGGTTACAAGGATGGTAGAAGAAGGTCATATTATTGGTAATCATACAACGACTCATCCAGATATGACCCAGATAACAGATATAGAAAGCTTTAGAAAAGAATTGGAAGGCATTGAGATTTTATATAAAGAACTTATTGGAGAAGAAATGCCTAAATATTATAGACCACCTGCAGGTAAATACAATGAAAATAATCTTAAAATGGCCAGTTCTTTAGGCTATCACACTTTTTTTTGGAGTTTAGCATATGTAGACTGGGAAAATAATAATCAACCTTCAAAGGAACATGCTTTTTCAAAATTGTTACCTAGAACACATCCAGGAGCAGTTATATTACTACATAGCACATCAAAAACAAACTCAGTGATATTAGACGAATTAATAACCCAATGGCAATCAGAAGGATATGAATTTAGAAGTTTAGACGAGTTTGTAGAAAACAATTGA
- a CDS encoding stalk domain-containing protein gives MKKIISLFMALSMILMVGCNSPAAQGYYELTKEMFDLQLNNAIESEGEIIFELTEVPEEFLENETALLVYYLLQDYSLVANTKMDLQQEQYVIDLSIKNRTSGELTEFISMFEVDGTLYVKFDGLVSLLQSIDNEELNLVLDMIPDDIQYISMNTEEMEAFYSTYYSDMPMSFSTASLEADYFETVFGFMDSFIEAYSQFEFDFIEEVDGGYTIKIKAEDIMPLLSSFLEYTIDNIEEVGKAYLGVLDLYSDEEIEMLFWMEREAVEEEFELAIEEIAEDKESIKELLSMLDVYAPMVTAILGETEMEMTVSKTDDNTYESNTSLFMDIVYEDINVAFKLSSDEKMTVIEGFDIEIPTEGVLNFVEVLEEQMALLDELFSDDDTTTMFVDLNTGAYVVQDSMGIAEDELNLIIEDNSTYLPLRLIGETFGEVVEWDRELSQAYVEVEGEKIYMDGIASEGSIYVKIRDFETYLGYDVEWHPDVNVAQITKMY, from the coding sequence ATGAAAAAAATTATTTCATTATTTATGGCTTTATCAATGATTTTAATGGTTGGATGTAATAGTCCAGCAGCACAAGGGTATTATGAGTTAACAAAAGAAATGTTTGATCTGCAACTGAACAACGCAATTGAATCTGAAGGTGAAATCATCTTTGAACTGACAGAAGTGCCAGAGGAATTTCTTGAAAATGAAACTGCATTATTAGTGTATTATTTATTACAAGATTATTCATTGGTTGCGAATACAAAAATGGATCTTCAACAAGAACAATATGTAATTGATTTATCTATTAAGAACAGAACAAGCGGTGAGCTAACAGAGTTTATTTCTATGTTTGAAGTAGATGGAACACTTTATGTGAAGTTTGATGGGTTAGTAAGTTTATTACAATCAATCGACAATGAAGAATTAAATCTAGTGTTAGATATGATTCCTGATGATATTCAATACATTAGTATGAATACGGAAGAGATGGAAGCGTTCTATAGTACGTATTATTCAGATATGCCAATGTCATTTTCAACAGCAAGTTTAGAAGCAGATTATTTTGAAACTGTTTTTGGGTTTATGGATAGCTTTATAGAGGCATATAGCCAATTTGAATTTGACTTTATCGAAGAAGTTGACGGTGGTTATACAATTAAAATCAAAGCAGAAGATATTATGCCATTATTATCATCTTTTTTAGAGTATACGATTGATAATATTGAAGAAGTTGGAAAGGCTTATCTTGGTGTTTTAGATCTTTATTCAGATGAAGAAATCGAAATGTTATTCTGGATGGAAAGAGAAGCAGTAGAAGAAGAATTTGAACTAGCTATTGAAGAAATTGCAGAAGACAAAGAGAGTATCAAAGAATTATTGTCTATGTTAGATGTGTATGCACCAATGGTTACAGCAATATTAGGCGAAACAGAAATGGAAATGACTGTATCAAAAACAGATGACAATACTTACGAAAGCAATACCAGCTTATTCATGGATATTGTTTACGAAGATATTAACGTAGCTTTCAAATTATCATCAGATGAAAAAATGACTGTCATTGAAGGATTTGATATAGAAATACCAACTGAAGGTGTTCTAAATTTCGTTGAGGTTTTGGAAGAACAAATGGCTTTATTAGATGAGTTGTTTAGTGATGACGATACAACAACAATGTTTGTAGATTTGAATACTGGTGCATATGTTGTACAAGATTCTATGGGTATTGCTGAAGATGAATTAAACTTAATTATTGAAGACAACAGTACGTATCTTCCATTAAGATTAATCGGTGAAACGTTTGGAGAAGTGGTAGAGTGGGACAGAGAGCTTAGTCAAGCATATGTTGAAGTAGAGGGAGAAAAAATCTATATGGATGGTATTGCTTCTGAAGGAAGTATTTATGTTAAAATAAGAGATTTTGAAACTTATTTAGGATATGACGTAGAATGGCACCCAGATGTAAACGTGGCTCAAATCACAAAAATGTATTAA
- the arsD gene encoding arsenite efflux transporter metallochaperone ArsD, with the protein MKKMIIFDPAMCCSTGVCGPSVDPELIRMSTVINNLEKKGITVERHGLSTNPEIFIKNKQINELINKEGVEILPVTLVDDEVIKTKGYLSNEEMAKILDVPSESLQSKPEDDGSPCCSEDNTTSDSGCCGEDGCC; encoded by the coding sequence ATGAAGAAAATGATTATTTTTGATCCAGCAATGTGTTGTTCAACAGGAGTATGTGGTCCTTCCGTAGATCCAGAGTTAATAAGAATGAGTACAGTGATTAATAATTTAGAAAAAAAAGGTATAACCGTTGAAAGACATGGTCTTAGTACCAATCCGGAGATATTTATAAAAAACAAACAAATTAATGAGTTGATTAACAAAGAAGGTGTAGAAATATTGCCTGTAACCCTAGTAGATGATGAAGTAATTAAAACAAAAGGTTATTTAAGTAATGAAGAGATGGCTAAGATTTTAGATGTTCCATCAGAGTCATTACAAAGTAAACCTGAGGACGATGGCTCACCTTGTTGTAGTGAAGACAATACAACAAGTGATAGTGGATGTTGTGGCGAAGACGGTTGTTGTTAA